CACCCGCCACCATCGAATGGGAGTGATGCGGAGGCCGACGGGCCATTGACAACCAAGACCCACGGCGTGAACCTTGGACTTCCGAGGACGTAGTTTCATGAGCCAGCACAGCTTCGTACACCTTCATTGCCACACCCAGTACAGCCTGCTCGACGGCGCCAACAAGATCGACCCGCTGATCGAGCGGGCCAAGAGCATGGGGCAGCCGGCCATCGCCATGACCGATCACGGCAACATGTTCGGCGCCGTGGAGTTCTACCGCAAGGCGGTGGACGCGGGCATCAGGCCGATCCTCGGCTGCGAGGTCTACGTGGCGCCGGGGAGCCGCTACGAGCGCCAGGGAGTGGACCGGGGCAACAGGGAGCACAACCACCACCTGATCCTGCTGGCCATGAACAACGACGGCTACCGCAACCTTTGCAAACTGGTCACGCAAGGCTTCACCGAGGGCTTCTACTACAAGCCGCGCGTCGACAAGGAGCTCCTGCGGGAATTCAACGCCGGCATCATCGCCCTGAGCGGCTGCCTGAGCGGCGAGATGGCCAAGGCCATCACGCTGGGTTCCATGGAGCAGGCCAGGAAAGTGGCCGAGGCCTACCGTACCATCTTCGACGACCGCTACTACCTGGAGGCACAGGACAACAAGCTGCCGCTCCAGGAGAAGGTCAACGCCGGCATCGTCGAGCTGGGCAAGGACCTCTCCCTGCCCATCGTCGCCACCAACGACTGCCACTACCTCGACCCCGAGGACGCGCACGCGCACGACATCCTGCTGTGCATCCAGACCGGCAAGGGGCACAACGACCCCAACCGGATGAAGATGGATACCGAGGAGCTGTTCCTCAAGTCCACCGACCAGATGCTGGAGGGGTTCGCGCACCTGCCGGACGCGGTGGACCAGAGCGTCGCCATCGCGGAACGCTGCGAGGTGGAGATCGAGTTCGGCAAGTACCACTTTCCCAACTACGAGGCGCCCGGCGCCGAGAGCCTCGACGACTACCTCGACGCGCGCGCCCGCCAGGGGCTCGACGAGCGCCTCAAGGGCGCCGGCGACGTGGACCGCGACGCCTACCGGGAGCGGCTCGAATTCGAGCTGGGCGTCATCAAGAGCATGCAGTTCCCGGGCTACTTCCTGATCGTGGCGGACTTCATCAACCACGCCAAGGACGAGGGCATCCCGGTGGGGCCGGGCCGCGGCTCGGCGGCCGGGAGCCTGGTGGCCTACGCCCTGCGCATCACCGACCTCGACCCGATCCGCCACAACCTGCTGTTCGAGCGCTTCCTCAATCCGGAGCGGCGTTCCATGCCGGACATCGACGTGGACTTCTGCATCCGTGGCCGGGACCGGGTCATCCAGTACGTCAAGGACAAGTACGGCGCCGACAAGGTGGCGCAGATCACCACCTTCGGGACCCTCAAGGCCAAGGCCGCCATCCGCGACGTGGGCCGCGCCGTGGGCCTGTCGTTCGCCGAGACCGACGCCATCGCCAAGCTCGTGCCCGCGTCCCGGCAGGGCTTCGACTGCTCGCTCACCGATGCCCTCAAGCAGGAGCCGCGGCTCAACCAACTGGCGGACGAAGACCCCCGGGTGGCCGGCCTCCTCAACCACGCCCTGCGCCTGGAGGGCCTCACCCGGCACTCTTCCACCCACGCCGCCGGCGTGGTCATCTCCAACCGGCCCCTGGTGGACTACCTGCCCCTCTACATGGACCGGGACGGGGGCATCGTCACCCAGTACGACATGTCGAGCGTGGAGAAGATCGGCCTGGTCAAGTTCGACTTCCTGGGGCTCAAGACCCTGACCCTCATCCACGACTGCCTGGACCTGGTGCGGCAGAGCCGCGGCACCGCGCCCGACATCGACACCGTGTCCCTGGACGACCCGGAAGCCTATCGCCTGCTCGGCAGCGGCAACACCACCGGCATCTTCCAGTTGGAAAGCACGGGCATCCGCGAGATGACCGTGCGCATCAAGCCCAATTGCTTCGAGGACCTCGTGGCCATCCTCGCCCTCTACCGCCCGGGACCGCTCGACAGCGGCATGGCGGAGGAGTTCATCAAGCGCAAGAGCGGCAAGGAGAAGGTTTCCTACCTGCACCCGGCACTGGCACCCATCCTGAAGGATACGTACGGAGTGATCGTGTACCAGGAGCAGGTCATGCAGATCGCCCAGACCATGGCCCGCTACAGCCTGGGAGAAGCCGACATCCTGCGCCGCGCCATGGGCAAGAAGGACCCCGTGGAGATGGCCAGCCAGCGGGAGCGGTTCATGGGCGGGGCGCGGGAGAACGGCATCCGCGAAGAGCACGCCACCGCAATCTTCGACCAGATGGAGACCTTCGCCCGTTACGGCTTCAACCGGTCCCACTCCGCCGCGTACGCGCTGGTCTCCTACCACACGGCCTGGCTCAAGACCCACTACCCGGTGGAGTTCATGGCGGCGCTGATGAGCTCCGAGATGGGCGACACCGACAAGGTCATCAAGAACCTGGCCGAGTGCCGTGAGCAAGGGGTCGAGGTGCTGCCACCGGACGTCAACGAGGGCGGGGCGCGTTTCACCGTGGTGGGCGAGCGCATCCGCTTCGGCCTCTCGGCGGTCAAGAACGTCGGCGAAAAGGCCGTCGAAGGCATCCGGGAGACCCGCGAGCATACCGGACCGTTCGAGTCGCTGTTCGACTTCTGC
Above is a window of Deltaproteobacteria bacterium DNA encoding:
- the dnaE gene encoding DNA polymerase III subunit alpha, with product MSQHSFVHLHCHTQYSLLDGANKIDPLIERAKSMGQPAIAMTDHGNMFGAVEFYRKAVDAGIRPILGCEVYVAPGSRYERQGVDRGNREHNHHLILLAMNNDGYRNLCKLVTQGFTEGFYYKPRVDKELLREFNAGIIALSGCLSGEMAKAITLGSMEQARKVAEAYRTIFDDRYYLEAQDNKLPLQEKVNAGIVELGKDLSLPIVATNDCHYLDPEDAHAHDILLCIQTGKGHNDPNRMKMDTEELFLKSTDQMLEGFAHLPDAVDQSVAIAERCEVEIEFGKYHFPNYEAPGAESLDDYLDARARQGLDERLKGAGDVDRDAYRERLEFELGVIKSMQFPGYFLIVADFINHAKDEGIPVGPGRGSAAGSLVAYALRITDLDPIRHNLLFERFLNPERRSMPDIDVDFCIRGRDRVIQYVKDKYGADKVAQITTFGTLKAKAAIRDVGRAVGLSFAETDAIAKLVPASRQGFDCSLTDALKQEPRLNQLADEDPRVAGLLNHALRLEGLTRHSSTHAAGVVISNRPLVDYLPLYMDRDGGIVTQYDMSSVEKIGLVKFDFLGLKTLTLIHDCLDLVRQSRGTAPDIDTVSLDDPEAYRLLGSGNTTGIFQLESTGIREMTVRIKPNCFEDLVAILALYRPGPLDSGMAEEFIKRKSGKEKVSYLHPALAPILKDTYGVIVYQEQVMQIAQTMARYSLGEADILRRAMGKKDPVEMASQRERFMGGARENGIREEHATAIFDQMETFARYGFNRSHSAAYALVSYHTAWLKTHYPVEFMAALMSSEMGDTDKVIKNLAECREQGVEVLPPDVNEGGARFTVVGERIRFGLSAVKNVGEKAVEGIRETREHTGPFESLFDFCRRVDLKVVNRRVVESLVKCGAFDSTGVYRARLMTALDDALKTGQSSQRDRDSSQFGMFDLLEAPAKDPMDAYESVEEWSGGQLLAFEKETLGFYITGHPLDRFEESLKRLQVLPANRVRGHANGEVTMVGVVTALKLKNTKKGDRYANFNLEDKTGFVDTIAWPDTYRLAAETIGRDDPVRINGRLDVGEERVTLIANDILSLEEACAQAIPAPSRAMPREVHFLLEEVSRQELHAFHDLIIREQGPASVYLHVTNAARETKVIGPADFRINPSKTLLDTVYRKFGARIRARTG